A segment of the Calypte anna isolate BGI_N300 chromosome 4B, bCalAnn1_v1.p, whole genome shotgun sequence genome:
GTGGGGGATctgtttccattctcccctATCCACCTGGTCCGCATCAGCTGCCTGataggaggggcagggctttACCGTATCCTGTTGCATTTCTAATGCAGtcgaaagggtgtgactccaccagtcaatttccctttcgcTATCCCTAATACTTCtcagtctctccacctcctccttaagctctgccaccatgctcAGCAAGTCATTGACCTGCCCGCATCTTACACAGGGCTTATTTTCACTGTCCGCGGGTGCTAAGACGAGGCTTAAACATTCGGCACATCCAGAGACTTGAACAGCTACAtccatttttttgttcctcttaaGGGATTCTGTCTGTATGGACACATCCTTCTTCTTGACAGcaacagtttttgcttttttggagaccatCCTGCTCGCTCTGCCTACGCGAACTGCCTCGCTAACTGCTGCTTCactttcctgtttgcctgctcctgttcgcCGCGCTCCGGGTCGCTGGCGCTCCCAGAAACCTCTTAAATACCTTCTCTCCGGTGTGGTGGCCGCGCCCTTCACAGCCCTTaacagctgattggcctcaccaaAGACCCTCTAGCTGAAAGttgggcagcagcagtagcaggctcccagcagccttataaaaagaaaaaagcaactcGTATATAAACCCTGTTATTTCAGTCCAGATGTGAATATTATTAGCTATATTAGATTACAGCTAATAGAACAGGCCAGGcttcttcagaaacagcagTTACAGTTCTGACCTCCTCACTCACGCTATGAAAACTTCAGGTGTATCCAGAAGAGGTTCTGCTTCACACTGAAGCTGAGAAAGCATCGGGCAGAGTTTAGGACGCGTGTGCTGCCCCATTCACACCTCATTGTCAAGACACAATTGAGCTCACAACCCCCCTTGAGGCTCATAAAATCTGTAACAGAGATGGAGGAAACAGGCATAACTGATAGGGTACAAACCACCCCAGGCAGGCCAACATCACAtcacttctgcatttttcaatAACTGACTCACTTTAGTTTTCAAGGACACCGTGATTTTTACTTCTACGATATCCAAAAGGAGCACCCTGAGCTACGCAGCACCTCCCGTACCAAGCTCCCCCCTCAGCTGGCAAGGCAGCCGAGACCTTGGCTcagcagggaggtggctgcTCCCCGGGGAACAGGGACCCCTCAACGGGGCCAAACGCCGCAGCGTTACGGCTTCAAACCCCGAGCCTCAGCAACCCCAGCCCGGCCTGCCCGCCGCCAACCTTTAACACCAACAGGCCGCGATACCTGAGAACACAGCGGGGAGGCCGGGCGGACAGCACAAGAGTGACAGAAAACACGGCGACTGCCCTAGCGAAACCGGACACCGcggcagcaggcagggcaccGGTGAGAAACATCGACGCCGACACAGAGTCCGCTGCGGCAGGAGTAACGCCCGCCTCAGCACTCCCACGGGCCTAAGCCACAGCGCATGCGTAAGGTGCGATCTCTGGAGTGGCAGGGCGCCGCAGCCTGCTCCCAGAGACCGCCCCTGCCGGATCCCCGGCAGCGGCCACCGGGCTCCCCGAGCACCGCGGAACGCCCACTACCCGCCCCGCAGCCGCCCACGGAAGGCTGCGCACGCCCCCTCTGCCCGGGTGGAGCGCCGCCAACGCACCCACGGAGTGACACGGAGTGCGACCAATCGCGCCCAAAGGCTGCCCTACGGACCCGCCCCCTCACAGAACACCGCTCTCTGACTGGTTCCTGCGCTCCGGCGAGATGCAGCAGCGCGTAGGGTGTCTCTGACCGCTGGTGGCCGTCGCTCCTCGCAAATTGAACGCGAAGAGGCTTCGGCGATCGCGCTCTCCGCGTTTCGCGGACTCCCGTGCGGAGAGAGGAACCTGGTGGTTCCGGGTCGGGCGACCCGAGGAGTGTCGCGGCGAGAGTGCGGTTACTGCCTGTGCGGGACTGGACAAACCGGTGCGGAGCTGCggagctgagctctgcatcCCGGCACACACTGGCCCGACTCGCTCCCGCTGTCAGACCCTGTAGGTCCCAAAAAAGTTGGGCAATCAGAGGgctttcagaaaagcaatgaGCCCGTTTCTGGATCTCCTCCTGTTTTTGCCTACGCTCATCTACTCCTACTTAGAGGCGTTTGTGAAGCTTTTTGCCCCCGTGAGGAGGAAGTCTGTCAGCGGAGAGCTCGTTCTCATCACGGGTGCTGGCCATGGCGTGGGGAGAGCGACTGCCTTCGAGTTCGCCAAGCGCCGGAGCAGACTGGTTCTGTGGGACATCAATAAGGTAACAGTACCATTCGTGTCTTGCCTTGTTCCCCTCCGGGGCCACCGGGTCTCTAATAGTCGCACAGATCCACCCGCACCGCCTCCTTCCCCCTCCGTTCCCACCGGCTCCCATCGGGAGTCAGGCAATGCCTGGGATGCTGAGCGCCGGGAGAGCGCTTGGCCCCGCTCGTACCAGAGGACGCAGGTGCCTGGGTCCCAGAGTTGCCGGTGCCGATCAGCGGGGGAGCAGGCACGGCTCGGCGGAGAGGACctgcaggagggaaggcagTGGTCAGCCAGCTGCTGTTGGAAccactgctgggctggcaggagaaggcaggctGGGGCCAGAAGCTGTTTCTACAGAGAAGCAGGTTTGCCTCATGCTAGCGGTCTCTGCAGCCTCGGGTGCTTGGCGCACGGTGCTGGAGGATGTGTCTGCTCCTCTCGGCGGGCATCGCTGCTGTGAGCTGGTGTGAGCCTTGCTGCCCTCTGGCGCGGTGACACGAGCACGACGGCAACTTGGAGACGTTCACACTGGCTCTGGAGCTTTGTTTCGGCTACATTGCCGAGAGCTCAAAAAGGCCCTGGCAAGCGCGGGATGGACAGCTACAGACACGCAGAATTTTGTTCAGGGGGGATCCTGGCAAAGTGCTGTGCACAGGAGCTGTACACAGCGGGCGAGTGACTGGGCAGCAGGAAAGGCTTCTGACAGTGGATCAGAAACTACAGAGGAGATCACCATGTAAtcctaaagctgcagaaaaaccAAAGCACCATGAACAACAAGAATAACCCAAACAAGACAGGCCTTGCCTAAGGGGATGCATAAATAGGGAGGATACTGGCAAATGTCTTCAGCATCCATGCTACCCATTACAACTAAACCCAGAGtttgtgtgtgcttgtgttCAAGCACCATGTCCATGTTCTTCAAGAAAAGTATGACTTGGTCTGAGGGACAGAGAGGAGAGCTGTTTGTGGCACTGGTCTCCTGATGTGTAAAGGGCTGCTGCTAAGCAGAGTGCTGGCCATGTTCactggaagggaggaagagggaaaatgcTTAATAACAAGTAACCGTTTCTGCTAGGAAATACGTTTTATGGGTGGAGACAGGCAGGCACAAATACATATTGCCAAGGGAGGAAGTGGATTGCAAAGATTGCAGGAACAATTTAGACCACAGTCAGAAACAGCATGCCCCTGTTGATACTGCTTTGCTGTTGATTTTGCTGCAGGAAGATGGGCTTACTGTTTCTTTCAGTCTCCTATAAAAGATGGATGCCAGATGCTCTTCACACTACTGGTCACATTCAGCAAAACCTCCAGAATATTTAGCCAAATGATGAAATGCCTAGACTacatgaatggaaaaaaatgtgggtAAATTAGAATagcattttcatattttgacATTCTTCTGGCATAGGAATAGATGTTCTGACACAAGACATGAACTGAGACTTCACATTTTGGTTgttactgagaaagaaaaaacaacaaaaaaaccccagcagcccAAGCTGTTTCCAGGAAGAAGTGCTTGGGCTCTGGCTTTCATCTGGAAATCACAGTTCCAGCCCTACACTGAGACAGGAAATGTCCACCAATGCTACGTGTGCTTTACCAAGGCAGAGTCCCTCTTGGTGCCTCACTCCCTTCTTGGCAGTCACTCCTTGCCCGTCTGGAATTTGAGGTTGGAATTCCAGTCCTCCCACAGGCCTGAGACACAGCTGTTTCTCTGGTAGCCGTGAACTGCTGAGGGGCTTGGCAGGGTTCTGCTATCAGGACAGAGTATCAGTTCAGCCTCTCCCTGGTCTGCTGCAGtgccagagcagccccaggtgggcaggggacaggtgGCACAGGTgtctctttttttgcctctgacAGCATGGCGTTGAGGAGACGGCAGCAGAATGCGAAAGGCTGGGAGCCACTGTTCAAGCCTTTGTGGTGGACTGCAGCAAAAGGGAGGAAATCTACAGTGCTGCAGAGAAGGTATGGTAGCAGGGGTACATGGGAGGGATTACGCAAAGGTGCTCAATTTTCAGAAAAGTCAGGAAAACCAAGAGGTGTTGTACGCAAGTCATGCGAGCCCTTGCCATCTCGCCGCTTGTTGCTGCTTTCTGTACAGAGGGTGCAGCAGCACTTCAGAGATCACAGCCAGCCTCATCTTGTCTTGTGAGGCTCCAAGGAGTCATGCCTCATTGCCAAGTTTGTTCTTTAGATTTCTGGTCCCTGAAGGAGCCACTGCCTTTTAGTTTTCTGAACAGCACGCAGACAATGCTGGGGACATTTGaaacatttgattttaaagGACAGGGTCCAGCTGGCTCAAAACAGTTTGTACATCCATAGTCCCAACAGGGACTACATGGAACATGCTGTGTCTGTGGGCAGTGTGTGGGAGACTCTAAATACTGGCAGTAATTAAGGGAGAAGCATCAGCTCTAAGACAGATTTCATGGTACTACTTGCACAGCACCTGCCAGATCTGGAAAGGTGCCATGATCTTCCTCTCCCGAACAGAATCAACGTTAAGAATTGCTGCTCACCTTTCCCAGCCTTGCATATTTTTGATAATGGATGATGTgaagctgtttttcttctatCCAACAGGTGAGAAAGGAAATTGGGGATGTCACCATCCTGGTCAATAACGCGGGTGTGATTACAGCTGCTGACCTGCTCTCGACTCAGGACCACCAGATTGAAAGAATGTTTGAAGTCAACATTCTTGCTCACTTTTGGGTAAGGGCCACTACCATCTTCCAACCTACATTTTGGACAAGGGGGCATTGTCAAGGAGTCATATTTGGCCTAACAATTCTTTCCAGCTACTAGGCTACTTTCTCCCAGTGTTCTCCCAGCAGTGTCAGTCGAGGTGACACAGCTGGGCCCTATGTGAGCTGGCAGGCCcactgcagagccctggggcagggctggaatTACAGAGTTGGAGGGTTTCAGCTTTGCAGGGCTTGtttgcagcagaagagaagacaCACTCTGATGAGGGTTTTACTGTACATGCTGGGGTGAGACTGTAAGCAATGCCACTGACACCTGAGACATAAAAAGCAGCATAGGAAAGATGTGAGTGAGAATCAGCCTCTGTTCAGTTGGCTTCCcaaaactttcctttttccttttttttccttttttcttttttccttcattgctCATAGCTGAGCAATGAATAGGTATCTCCGGGGCTCTCAGAATCTGAGGTGCTGTGCAGCATGCAGCAGTAGCAACAGCATTAGTCCCTTAATTAATGATAGTCAGGGTCAGTGTTGAATGTGCGTAACAAAACATTGttctttttccccttgtccCGCCCCCCCTCCACGTTTACATCGTGGTTAAACTAACTTGCAAGACCACAAGAGCTTTTCTGCCAGCCATGATGAACAACAACTACGGTCACATTGTCACAGTGGCTTCAGCAGCAGGTCATTTTGTGACTTCTTTCATGGTGTCTTATTGGtaagtgattttaaaatcagccttcctaatttctctttatttttgatTGGCCCTGCTCCATCAGCAAGCAGAGAGTAACCAAAATGTTTCTCTCACTGCATATGGTTTGTCCAGGGgacagctggaaaaaacctcaacagCCAGCACTTAAGAATGCCTGGAGGTTCCCACCAGTTTGCTTATTAGCTCTGACCGAAACAGGAGCAATGCTTGTGTGAGGGAATAGCCATGTGACACATCAGCTAATGAAagctccttttttctctctgcaccaGTCCATACTTTTGCATATCAAGAAAGGTATCTCCTGCCCTTCTTTGTAGAATGCGGTGCTTCTGTGAGTAGCTGTGGTGTCAAGTTAACCTGTAAGGAGTAGCTTTTGATCCTTCTACCACTGTGGTAGTTACTAGTGTATAGAAACACTTCTGCCATCATGAGATAAAGTTGCTTTTTGACTATAAAGTTACCTTTCAGAAGGTAAACACATGATCATACTCACAGTGGTGTGAGCAGCTGGCCTGATGCAACTAAGAGGCTGATGCCTTGCCTATTTCTGTTAGAAGCAATTGCAGCATGGTGCATGAACAGAAAAACTAATAGATTCTGTGTTATTATTCTGCATCAGATCCAGCCCTCTGTAACAGTGGCTCCAGTGAGAACACTCTTCCCCTGGGATCACTCCTTCTCAGAGAGTCACTTGCTATTATCAGTGTGAGAACTCCCCAGCCAGGGATTTCACTGGGACAACACTATCTAAATCAAAACAGTCTATCAGCTGATCCTCTAGTTCTGCTTTCCTTGAATTCATATAGACTCCTGTCCTGCACCAGTTTCTGTGGCAttaattttctcagttttgcaaGCATAATGTTCCTCTACTTCAAAACTCACGTGCAAGTATCATGAGATTCTCCTGTGCGGTTCAAGAAATGGTAGAGGGCCATTCTGCATTTCtattctgcttttgcttcttaATTTTACTGTCTCGGGCTGCATATCTTCTAAGCTTCTCCTCGGGTGTGTCCACTGCTTTCTGCACATGAGGTACCATTTTCTAAGAATTCCTGACATTCATCTGTCAGTTGCAACTAAGATGACATTTTCCAAAAGACATCATGAGGTCTTCATTCTTCTGACTCCCCAAAGCAACAGCAGCTGATCCATCACTATACTCTGGCACAGGGAAGGGTAGAATTAGTCTGTGTCCTGCCTCTCAGATAGAGTACTTTTGGGTTATTTTGCCTACTAGTCACTACCATGTggtcttttcccttcttcccattTGCCTTTGCAGAAAGCTAGAAACTGTATTTCTGCCTTCTCATTTGTGgtttttcccctcctgcagtTCAAGCAAGTTTGCTGCAGTTGGATTTCATAAAGCTCTGACAGAGGAGCTGTCTACCCTGGGAAAGGATGGGATAAAAACTACATGCCTTTGTCCAGTCTTTATAAACACTGGATTTGTCAAAAACCCCACTACGAGGTAACTAACAAAAACTCTGCTTTCCTGTCCTTCCTTTGTTGCTTCAAGGCACTGCACATTAGCCCCAGCTTCAGGCCTTTGATATAAAAAATTGTGCAGTTGGCTAAAGAAAATCTGTGGTGTCATTTAACATACAGAATGGATGCATTTGAATTAGCCACGTTTGTGCAGATGGGAAGTATCCTACATCAGCTGGTACTTCCCATTCTACCATTGTAGCTCTTACATGTATGCTTTTCTGTGTAGGCTTGGAAGGATTTTGGAGACTGAAGAAGTCGTAGAGGCTCTGATGGAAGGAATATTGACCAACCAGAAAATGGTTTTTGTTCCACCACAGCTGAACTTTGCTCTACTTTCTGAAATGtaagttgaaaataaaataaaggggGAGGGAATAACAGTCCTCAAATTTCTAACATCTGTTTGaagattaaattttattttattcaaatcTTTAGTTTGCACTTGTTTTAGTAAAAGATATGGAATGTCACCTGGACAGCAGAAGTTCACACTCAGtccccttttatttattttgtcgcgttttcagtgttttacatCACTATATTCATCACTCCAGATTTGACATCTGTTACCTGCAGTAACTAGAAAATAAGTAACTGTCTGCaggagaaagtatttttttaaccaacCACCTACCTGAATTATTTTAGTATGAGAACACATAGCAAGGTTATAAAGTAGCAGTCTTTTTTTGTAATGACAACAGCAGACATcatacagaaagattttttgaGCCCTCCTGTAGGTCTTTGTGGTCCActttctgcagctcagtgctCTCAGTAGAGAGCTCAACTGCTCTTCAGGCTGAgatggagggaaggggagaacaGGAGAACAACACTTTTCTTAGGTTTGGAAACAACACTTTCTCTGaaccagcagccccagcattAATTCCAGAAATATCtagggagtggaacatctcccttatgaggaaaggctgagggagctgggtctctttagtttggagaaaaggagactgaggggtgacctcatcaatgttttcaaatatgtaaggggtgagtgtcagggagatggagttaggctcttctcagtagtgaccagtgaaaggacaaggggtaatgggtgtaaattggagcataggaggttcaagttgaatattcgaaaaaatttttttactgtaagggtgacagagccctggaacaggctgcccagggaggttgtggagtctccttcactggagacattcaaaacccgtctggacacgttcctatgtgatgtactcaaggtggccctgctctggcagggggggttggactagatgatctttcgaggtcccttccaacccctaggattctgtgattctgtgattctgagaacctgctgtttatttttgtttgtttcttcatgtCAGCACCAAAGACTGTGGTCACAGAAGCTGGGAAAGTTGCTTCTAAACAGCTGTACTGCTTCTACCTGCCATGTAAAGGAAGGTTTTTGCTCTTACACATCTTTAATATCCAGCATGGCTGCTCTACTGAGGAGGTGTTTTTACCAGTGCTCAGGTTCCAAATCTGGAAttcacataaaacaaaacaacctaaCTGTTCATTTAACTTCTACAatatgtcattaaaaaaaaaaagaaaaaaaaaaacaaaccacaaaccaccTGGTAATATCTTGCTTGAAAAACCTGATGCCAAACAGTGTCAAAAagattttaagtatttttgcaTTCAAGAGCTGCATGAACAGTGCAAGTCTGCAGAAGCAAGAAGTCAAACCTAAGTGCTTAAGGCCCTTAGGGcaactttgcttttttgtcttaATTTGGGGCGGgaggacacaaaaaaaaatatgactCATAAGAGAAGTAATCCtaagaaatgaaactgcagctCAGTTTTAACATCTCATCCTTCAAAAGCCCTGCTTCTTTCAGAGCATAAAACACTCAGTACACAGCTATCTCAATATTGAACCATCCTGGATCCTGCGGTAATACTGCAACCCAAACACTTCCTGGTAGATAAGTTGGCCTTGGAACTGTCATGAAAGCGATGGGGGGGAAGGGAACTAAAACAGACAGAGATTGATGAGGGTTCTCTCTTCTCTGGAAATAACATCCTGTTTAAGTCTTAGTATCATTCCATGTGTGTGCACAAATTCTGCAGACCAGCTCTTCCCTCACCTGCAATGCCACTCTTTTCCATACTTTAAGTTTCTTATCCTACCTTTAGTtacatgttttctctttcaggttGTTCCCAGAACGTGCGGTGAAAGTTCTGAAAAAGCTGACAGATGCCAAGTTTGATGCAGTCGTTGGGCAAAGAAGAACAcagtgaaaagcaaaaactgaTTGTCATTTCCCAGTGGcatgagtgaaaaaaaaagtacacgAGTACATAGCTAATAACATGCTGCACAGGAACAATCTTGGTGTGTTGCAAAGCTGACACACTTCTTACATAGCACAAGAACTCACACAGAAATTCTAGAAGAATCAGAAGAAGAATCACAGAAGAATCAGCCCAAGCGAACTGAAAAACCTCAGACCAAATTTCTTCACAACGGTGACATAACCTTTTGCAGCTTAACCTCCATTACAAGCAATCACAGTCATCCGTGCACACCTGCTGTTGTTTTAGCTTGTTAACATTTGCTGAGCTATTTTACCTGCTGTAAAATATCTCTCTGTAGTCACACTGGTGCAAACTGTTTCTCCAGTATGCTGCCAGAGGCCTTTGCAACAGGCACAGAAAACCAGCAGACTTTTACAGCTTTTACTGCTGCAGATAACACAGGCAAAGGAAGAAGCACAGCTCTATGAACTAGGAGGCTCTATTTTCAGAACTGCCTCCACACTCCTTAGGGTCAGAGCTTGATTAAATGGTGCTTCCCAGCAGCCAGTAAGCAAGGGGCTTGAGTGGAGAGGGGAAGGTGGAACCTCTCAAAGCAGGAAGGAAACTCAAGCAGGCAATATTGCTTGTGGAGTTATGGCATCTGAAATTC
Coding sequences within it:
- the LOC103536456 gene encoding estradiol 17-beta-dehydrogenase 11, whose translation is MSPFLDLLLFLPTLIYSYLEAFVKLFAPVRRKSVSGELVLITGAGHGVGRATAFEFAKRRSRLVLWDINKHGVEETAAECERLGATVQAFVVDCSKREEIYSAAEKVRKEIGDVTILVNNAGVITAADLLSTQDHQIERMFEVNILAHFWTTRAFLPAMMNNNYGHIVTVASAAGHFVTSFMVSYCSSKFAAVGFHKALTEELSTLGKDGIKTTCLCPVFINTGFVKNPTTRLGRILETEEVVEALMEGILTNQKMVFVPPQLNFALLSEMLFPERAVKVLKKLTDAKFDAVVGQRRTQ